Part of the Drosophila pseudoobscura strain MV-25-SWS-2005 chromosome 2, UCI_Dpse_MV25, whole genome shotgun sequence genome, TCGTCCAACTCGCGCCTCACCATATCCTCGGCAGCCTCTGCGGATGGCAAAGCCTCATTGTTGTCCGGATTTTGCGGATTGTTGCTCATTTTCCTTTTGATTTTCGTTGTCTTTTGTCTGAAGTCTCGCCGACTACTGAGCACTTTACTGTCATTTCATTGCCCGAACAACAATTGCACAGCCCAGGGTTGCTTAGATCCGTGAAACGTCATCCGAGCACGTTATCGCCTGTACCCGATATATAGAATTATTGGAATAGAATACCTCTATTGCAAAGCCTCTAATTTATTATGAAATAGAAACCAGAAAATTAAACATACTAAATCATAAATTTATGGAGGCTCTTAAGATGACTTGAAGGACAGGTCTACATAGTAATAGGTTTAAGCTGCCTCAGGGTCAAGCGCATCCTGCACAAGGGACACTTGTGAAAGCGGCGTATGGCAGTGCGAATGCATTGGCGGCAGAAAATGTGTCCACATTTGGTGGCCACTGGGTCTCGGTTCGATACGCTCTCCCAACAAATGGGGCAATTGTAGGTTTCTTCCAAGGACTCGTTTGAGTCGGTGCGCTGGCGCTTCGGTCTCGACGGACCGCTGACTTCGGCATCCGATGCAGTGGGACCTGTGGTAGCGGTATTGGTGCTGGCGTGGCGGCGACGCCGACTGGTAGATGGGGCCCTAATCCTGTCTGTTGAGAGGGAGTTGGGAGTGCGCAAGCCAATCGCCGCCTCTGGAGCACGATTCGATGTTGAATCGGAGCGATTATTACGGGGCACCACCATTGGTATCCGGGCTAGTATCTCCAGGTACGCAGACCTAATTCCCGAAACGATGCGATTTACTGAAAGAAACAGAATAATTAGTCAATTGGCTGATGTAAGGTTAACAGGGCGTACGAATTCCTCCAGCAGTCACCATGGGGGGAGCAGCCCTTGAGCCCGAGTTCTCTCCATCGGATAAGTTGCTGGAGACTGAAGCATTCGGGGTAGATTGCGAAGATTGTGTGCTGGTTCCGGTGCTAGAGCTAACCTGCAAATTCTCGCTGCTCATACTGTctatattaatatttacatttaaattgcGATGTCCAAAATCAAGGGTCACCGAAATAGAGCGTGGAGTAACTGACACGCAATGGGTCGTAATGTGCAATGAAATCGGACTTATGGCACAACAATTCGAATATTCAGATAATTCAGAAAAATTTTACCAGGAACAATCGCTAGCAAAACAATTATTACAACCctgaaaaataccagaacGGAGTCCGGCCAACACAAAATACCGACGCCTGctgatctctctctcacactggCTGCTTTTCCCATAAGGTGCTTATATCGTATACGACATTATATCCTATGGGATCCTATGGGACAGAAGAGGCTTAGCGGGAGAAACGTGTTCTTTAGCTTGGTTTCTTATTCGATCTATCGATTACTAGACTGTGCAAATATGAGTCGTCTAATCTAACCAAGCGGGGCGTGAAAGACAACAGAGGTAGTGCAGTGTTGTTTAAGACGGGTATCGAGTGACATATATTCCAAGTATTTTACCACACTTTTGTGGTTGGTTTTTCgtatgaatatgaatacgGCCTTGCCTTTCGTGACATGCAAAAATGGTCGTACAGTTTGGTCCAAGTTGTTGGTTAGTTTTCAAAGGCAAAACTGGCGTAGAAGATGCAACATGGCGCATATGTGTGTGAGTAGTCCAGCCATAATCCCCTAATGGATGGCTTGGATAGCTGCCCCCCAGAGCGACTGCCGACGTGGAAGACTCAAAAGAAGAAGAGTACGAGTAAGCCGCAATAATTGAGATAAAAATGTGCAATTAGTGAGGAGTACGCGTTGGCTTCGCGCTTCAGCTGCGGGGATTTTACGCAATTTACGTGGCCAGCAATGCCCGGAATGGCTACCGGAATGGGAGTAGAGTCTACTATAGgggagtgccagtgccagtggcagtgccttGGCTTTCTGCCATTTCTGTTGTGTGGTTTACCCgtcaaaagagagaaaaagccAACGAATGGTGGCAAGAGCTTGCCTTAAATGCTGCATTAGCACCAGTCGGACGGTTGTTTAGGCGAGGTGGGTCTACCCGTACCGCGGAATGTTGCCAGCGGTTGCAGTTACCTTAGCCGCTTTGAGTGCAGAAtgtgccccaaaaaaaaaaaaggcgaaaaaaaagagaagccGCCTTGGTTTGCTCTTTGACCCCGGGGCCTCGAGAGGTGGAAACgattgtgagtgtgtgtggcgtGGTTTTGccttttcgcttttttccttttgcctcacttgttgttgttttatttatttgccgcTTGGTGTAATCGCAGTAGCTGAAACGTAACAACAGCAAGGACAAGCTCTATTGCAGTAAAGCGCAAAATAAAAGcgagaaaataaatataataaaataaaaggagaCCCCCGGGGGGCGAACCGAACAGCAAACGGCAGCAGTtatggaaataaatatttgttaatgtTTTATTCACTCAACTGTTATGGCACATTCGTTTCggaaatatttcatatttgtcCGGGagcaccgccgccgccgccgccgttgccgccCCCAAAAGACCCACAAGAGCCGCCGCCAGCTTAAAGGATATGCGAGAATGCACACAGACCGTATTCCTGGGATATTCGTATGTACCGTTTTCCCGGGATACATCCTAAGCGTAGAGTTTTGCAACGCAGGCCGCGATATGCCGCAAATCATCAGCCAAAATCAGTTCGTATTCAGCCAAAATGTTTGGTTTTAGAAGCACAAGCTGGGTGTCTAATAATCCACTTTCTGTCATTGTCCTGCGTGTGGGACAATGGCAATCCACTTTAAATGCAAACTCGATTCCAATCAACACATATCAGTAAtcgcattacgcatacgccgtgcTGTCGCAGCGGATTCGATTTAACAATTAAGCGGAATCGCTGGCGTAGGTGTACACATACACTcatgtattttatttagagagggtgtgcgtgtgtgtgtgtgtgtcacaGAATGATTTCATTAAGCAAGTGACGTGCACAGGGAAACCGGAAAccagaaatcgaaatcgaactGGAAATCAATGCGGGAATGGCAAATAAATCATGCCACCGACCTTTTAACGAACATGGCCCGAAATTAAACTCTGTCGGcccaaaccccaaccccaccccaccccactccagCCCCGTTTCGATTCTCAGCTGTCAGCTGTACTCGTAACTGATATCCAAAAAGGGATGAGAAATATGCGAAAAATTGTCGACGTGATGATTGAGCTGTGAGCGGAAATTAATCAACGGAAACTAAATTTTGAGAGCTGGCAAGGCCTCTGCCCGGGGCTCCCCTGCCACTTGGCTTTGGCCCACAGGTTTTTCCGATTTGCCGCCGCATCGATTGCCCTCGAAGCTGCCGATTGGTAGCCCATACAAATACCaaagtatttatttacataaatcCTTTTGGGGCAGCTTTAGATTTGTGCCATCCCCGTGGCAGTCGGGGTTATTTATGGGCAGCGGACTAGACATCACGTAGCGGGATGGCTGCCCTGCCCTGGTTTGATTAATGGCCGCCAGGCGGTGGCTACATCTTGAGCCCGGCAGGACCGCCTCCTTCGAAATGACCAGAGCGAAACGCAGCAAACTTTTGCAGCACATTTGCCAAAGTTTCCAGCAGACGCCCAGCCAGAGGGAGGACAGATTGAATCGTCCAGGCTCTCGGCCAGGGCTACTTAATATCAATGCCCTTGTTGACTTGGCCAAGACAAGCGCCACGCCTCGCCCCGAATCGCCCCTTGCTCCGCTTGTTTGAGTTGGAATTTGAGTTTCAGTTTGTGTTTCAGTTCGAATGCAAGTTGGCAATTGAATTGGCCAACGCCCACGCAAATGACAAAACAAAAGTTTCCGAGCACTTTCTGGAACCACTCTGGCCGTGCCCCGCCCCAATTGTTTGGCTGCGACGACTGCGACGACGACAAATGCTTAAAAAATTCAACTTTTTGTTTGAgttggcgatggcgatggcgagcATTGATTGGCAATGTCGGCCAGCGGTGACCTACAGGAGACCGTCATTGGAGGAGTGTTCAAGGTGGACGCGTGGAGGACGGCAAGGGCAGGCTCAAcaagtatctgtgtgtgcacAATGTACGGGTAGTatctgctgcagttgcagtgccTTGACAtacaaaaacttttgcagtCCATGAGCCAGTCACGTGTGCTGTCATCAGCGCCACCAGCAACGCAAGGAAAAAAGCCTAACCGAATATTCATGCTAGTTTAGAGCTTTATGCAAATTCCTTTAACAAACACACCcacgcacccacacacaagcTCCCACTCGTGCAGGACAGGACGGAGGACACTTCTCAAATGGTAGGCGACCTCGACTCGACGCACAACATTGCCGTGCCGTCAACGCAGACGCCGAGGACAACCGCTCCAGCTCAGcgctttcatttgcatttaaagTGCTGCCATATGGCCAACAAAAACATgaacaacagcaccagcagcatcggcaCCAGAAGCCGCAAAGACAACACCGATATATTCCGAACCCCTGGGGCGTGGCACACTTCCATCTCATTCAACATTCCATGCCATACCATTCTCTTATCAAACAatccacacacagatgcacagatacacagatactaGTCTGTACAGCAGAGGAACGTGCCGaggcatacgagtatgtgggaACTGTTCCAAAAATCCTTAATAAATGCACAAATATTCTTCAATGTACTTTTTAAGTTCAGTTCTGGAGACAAAAGTTTTGGTGTCTGGTTTAGCAAGCTTCTCCAAATCAGGAGGAGTGCATTCATAGTTTTGTGAATCATTTGCTGCACTTCAAATTAATGAAGTACAAGTTTTGGCAGGCTTAAATTGTTGCATTCCCGTGGATTCTCCGCCGAAGCAAAGGTAAAGTGAATCTGGAAACTGTTGGCCCAACCTTAGCCCCAGCCAAGGCCGGCCTCTGTGTCCTCTTAAAAATGTAACTAATGAGATTTTGAGTTTCTTCCGCGCCTTCCTGCCGACCCTTGTCCGTGCCAGTAGGTGTTTGGGCGATGGTTgcctggtgttggtgttggtgtttgtgtTTACTTGTCGCCTGCCGGATGTGGATTTggatggcggtggcggtgggcCAGTTCCAGGTGCTGGTGATGCTGGGCTAAGCCCTTAGCCCGCAGTATGCTGACCTCTCGTATCTGCTGGTGCCTGGGGCTCCTGTCCTTGCTGCGAGTCCCAAAGTTTTGTTGCGACTTTTGGCCAAATGAAAGTTTAATGTAGCCTGTTTCGGGTTGGACGGCCTATACGTATCCCCAGCGCGGCTTCGAAGGCGTGGCGcgtgtaatttaatttacacGAAGCATTCAACGCCGCAGTGTCGGTGTCgcattttcaaattaaatacattGGCAAGTTTTGCACTCCGCCATTCCCtgccagccccagctccagccccccccccccccccccccccccccccccccacacacacacacacacacctgttTGACCTGGTTTCGCCTCCTCCTGGCGCCTGGcgcctgtcgcctgtcgcctTTGGCCATTTCTCACTGCCAGTTGGCATTTACATTGCTTGTTGTCGCTTATAATAAGCcggctcccccccccccccccccccccccccccccccccacaccccagtGATGGGGTCCAGAGCGGGGGCCAGTTAATTGCAGAAAGTTGTTGCCAAAGTCAGTTTTAGTAGATTTACAGGGACGTGCACTTGCTCGAACAACTTTGAGGAATGTTCGAGATgagtttctgttctgttctgttctg contains:
- the LOC6897235 gene encoding E3 ubiquitin-protein ligase COP1-like → MSSENLQVSSSTGTSTQSSQSTPNASVSSNLSDGENSGSRAAPPMVTAGGILNRIVSGIRSAYLEILARIPMVVPRNNRSDSTSNRAPEAAIGLRTPNSLSTDRIRAPSTSRRRRHASTNTATTGPTASDAEVSGPSRPKRQRTDSNESLEETYNCPICWESVSNRDPVATKCGHIFCRQCIRTAIRRFHKCPLCRMRLTLRQLKPITM